The Pseudophryne corroboree isolate aPseCor3 chromosome 12, aPseCor3.hap2, whole genome shotgun sequence genomic sequence tacaggatttaaaatagttttaggcttatctgtccatcaagaggaggtgtctgcagacacctcctcttgatggacagataagcctaaaactattttaaatcctgtacgcatgcatttcagtcatattcatggacagataagcctgatttaattttttatcctgtacgcatgctatacagctatttttatgtgtgtttttatgtgattatgttattaaaaactttcttgtatttttaatatatatactgcgcaggcTGCAAATTTATACTCTGTGGGAATAAGctaagttccctaataaggcctgtgaaactaaacagtaacataatatgcaacataaacggtacacactatgttagttttttctgttttatccgcatgttcttaatcctcaaaaagactactacttgattcaagtctctacctgccagataagtgttttaaatcgatccttatcatccattttttataccttcattttccctgaccctaataattacactcttgggcgcttgtttttccaattcttgcaatatatatatatatatatatatatatatataaaatgatgagATTGGTATGGTAGCACCACCTCTCTTTTAGTATTAGCATGTAGAAATATAGGTgatactcatactgtgtggcataatgtgaattttggctcatactgtgtggcgtaatgtgaattttagctgataccatgtggcgtattgtgaatttcaggtcatactgtgtggcgtattgtgaatttcggctcataccgtgtggcataatgtgaatttcggctcataccgtatggcataatgtgaataaggggaactactgtcagtagctgtgagcatggggacatgtgtgacaagtgctggtgtcctgcagagggggGCTTAtgccatagaaagaggcagatgttgcTGTGTTGGCATATGTGTACATTTTAAAATTATCTTGTGTTATTTTAAAACTCAGatgtttggccccctaaatctcctgtacttttcagagtgtcCAACTCAAAAACAGGCTGTAGTTGCTGAGGGTGCAAgggaggggtggggtgtgtgtgtgtgggggagggaatgcatatgcataggtgtgcgcagggggggtgcctggtgcgcacaggcaccccctaatgtctggcaccccaatctcacatgcctgatgcagggatcgccgagcaggctgattactgtcccctctgcgctgcaccctgcaggactgcattactgaccggacgcctcggTTAATAAAagatgccactgccaccggctttcaaactcccggctccacctccatgtacaaaaacagcatgacgtgattacatcatgctgctcacatgcccacccatcacacccgccacatgcccacctctctccttctatgctatgccaacgccagccactgatgaggatcagcatgcagccagcgttcctcttaggaagacaaattcaatactggcaggtggtcggcagcaacattgacaagtcactcgtttttccagcagcagcagtactagtctgcgactgtcagtgtcagtgagtgagtgacttgtaagtaaactgctgcagcttgcaggggaaagtgagggggagccagaccaggcagaggaggagcagtgtaattgtagtgagtgccatcaggggtgtttgtttggtgcacaccacaacatctgacagtgtatctgctttattagaattggtacaagggtggatattttatatgcgttgaccatcagtaggtgctagacatgcccaaaaggcggtgctagacacaccccaggctccgacggtgcaccccctaataaaatgtgctgcgcacgccagtgtgcATATGCAGTTATGCACCTAGGCTCACCACTCTCTAGTTTCACcattgggtcagggataggttggggaagtgtaagcaacgatagggtgcagcggcagcttagACTCGGGGTTATGCTGTAGCAGATAGTCAGTATCGGtccgtggtcgcaccattatgtttcattgtatttctctggggtgtattatatctactttattattaggaactagggagaaattagattaagccatgtgattttactgagagaatgtaaaatagtactagacacgcccaataggcatTGCTAGACTCGCCATTGCTGGTGATTTCAGACATTTTTATCTTGATTGCTACAGTCTAATATTTGTTTTGCAAATTAAActgaaagttataaaaaaaaagacTTTTCTAAATGAACAACAAGAAaatgaatattgcgttggtccatggtggctgtgccactaccaattcttaaagaactggtaaccccattgcCAAGTGGCCACgcctgatagccatgcaataacagccacgggtggtgtgggtttctttgccttaggttcccaagcctgaaataggGTTTCTTTATCTTAGATTCCCAAGCCTGAATTTGAGCTTCTTTATGGTTCTCAAGCCAGAGCTGTTGCTATAATTCATGGAAACAGGATTTTCATCAACACTCACCACAGTTACTGgttactgtattagcctctaccacctctgatgggaggttgaCCGCACTGCCAGCTCAGGTAATGATTTTAAACTGATGTTATGTCCTGCTGTCCACCCTCAGCTTTAAGATCTTCAAAGACCTGGTTGAAATACTGGGGGGCAGTGTGGAAGTGGAGCATCTTTGCACTCATTAAGTTGATAATGTAGAGGCAATGACTCCAAAAGGCTTCCTTTGAGCTTTCAGCAAGGAAAGACCTCAGTGGGTAGGAGGTCTCACTGCCATTGTATGCGTAGGATAAATACAAGCATGTTGATAGATATGCCATTAGTTCCTGCATGCTGTGCAGCTCAGATGACATGACCTCTTGGCAGAGCATGTAGAGAAACACTACATTGGCCAGAGTGATGAAACCAACCATCTGCCAGCATTCAGAGAGGGAGCTGTCTGCAGCGGTCATCCATAAAGCGATATCTGTGGGCGATATATGCTGGAACTCCTTACACCTGCGGCAGAGAAACTCCATAAGACAACTGAGCAGCTCGCTGGTGGACGCCTGCACCGTCTTGGATTTTTCAGGTGAGCGCACTTCCTGGTTGTTACCAGTTTCCTTAACAGGAGCATCATGTGAGTCCTGTATGAAGGCTGACAGATCCATACAGGATAGCACTGAATCCTTCATGCTCTCAATGACAAGGTGGGTAATATTGGTTCCACCCATTTTGCCTTGCCTCCTTTTAACCATGAATCTCCTGAAGCCAGCGATGAGCGAATGTCTCTCGACAGGTCTTGCAGTCTCGCTGTTGTTAGTGCGATGGTTCCCATTTGATGAGTCCTCATCAGGCCGGCTAGCCTTGTGGCAGCAAGAAAATGTCAAACAGTTCCACATTCCTATTCAAGGAATGCCAGCAAATCTAATACTCATGATCTGTTTCCAGCACATGAATGATGCTGCCCGGTTCAACACTAGGCAGCAACTGAGTCCAGAAGGTTGTAGTCAGAGGATTTCCCTGCTTAAGGTGGCAtttgtgacatcactgtgatgcgtTATTTATACAACTGAGCTGGTGATTGTGATGCTTTATTTATGCAAATGAGCTGGTGATTGTGATGCTTTATTTATGCAAATGAACTGGTGATTGTGATGCTTTTTATATGCAAATGAGCTACATGTAGGCAATTCAACAAGTGCTGTAAATTGGTGAAAATATAGAAGGTATTATCACCTTATTACAGCCCTGTAAGGGAGGGAATATGTGTAAAATAAATGATAGAGACGTAACTAGGATATTTTGAATAATCTGAGAAATAATTAGTTGAATATAAAACAAATGCAAAATGATTTCCCTCCAGCAATGGATCCATAACGATTCTTATACTCTTTCTGTATTTTAAGAAAAATGATTCTTCCTTTTTAATATGAGATAACGTCAGATGCATTCATATCTGTGGATGTAACGCTGAGATAATAACGGGTCACTGGCTATGTCAGCTGGCATTGAAATAATAATGTAACAGAAACTGAAGGTGTATTGCTGAATACTGGACATTTGGTGGATAGATGCGATGGATGCTTAGAATCAGTGCCTGATGTATTTTCTTAATAATAATCTTGTGCATATCCTTGTTATGTTGTTTTTCTTTTCTCATATAATCTAGTATTGGTAAAACTGACCCTATAGGTAAGTGCACAGTGTGTCACATGCTTGTATCCTTCTAATGCTACACACAACAGTTCAGTGGCAGACTATGTGGCAGTCTGCTGTTTCCTAAACCGTGGCTGCTAGATACATCACACACTTACTGTCACCcccatatctatctacctaccttatacatatatatctatcttctatctcatatctatcttcgTACCTTATAGCAATATATCTATCTTCTATCTGCATACCTTATATCAATATATCttctatctcatatatatctaccttatatctatattatatttattttctatctcatatctatctacctacctacctcatATCTATATATTTACCTATCTCATAGATTTCTGAtatgtatctcatatctatctaagggcagactagatgggccacgttGTTCGTATTGGCCATCAGTGTCTATGTCTATGTTTAACATCTGCATtgggtacaaatctgaatcagactCTAAGTCTTCTGGAAGTAGACTTAaaacctgtgtcacatttaaagtaaaccGACAGTCCACATAAagtggatgaaaccattttgtTTGTCCAAACATTTCCCATTCTATCAAAGAACATCACTtagcaacattgggggtcattcagatctgattgctgatgtgtgtttttgcacagtgggcgatcagagctgaactgcgcatgcgtatgcactgaaatgcgcaggcacgacggacGGCTGCAAAagggatcgctggtcagcgacgggtttgtgcgaaagatccatttgcatgggcgttcgcaaggagactgacaagaagagggcgtttgtgggtggcaactgcccgttttcatggagtgtctggaaaaacacaggagtacccaagcgtttgaagggagggtgtctgacgtcaaatccggtcccgaacaggctgatgtgatcacagttgctgaataagtcctgggctgcgcaaagactgcacaaaatcagtttgtgcagctctgctacacatgcgatcgcacacttgcacaacgaaAATACACtacacctgtaggcggcgactatctgatcgcagggcagcaataaacgcagcccagtgatcagatctgaattaggcccattgtcactaGTCCCTAATAagttgataggctgcattctcaggattaTTGTTTAAGGACCTTGTATTTATTGGACTGGACAGGATCTATGTGTATAGATGAGTGTGTAAAGGAGACTGCAGTTCCACCTTACACAGCAGTTGAAAACTGTATACTTTGGGCCTGAATCTACACAAATATATTTAGATTGTTAAATCCAGGATGAATAGCATCCCTACCCTAATCCTGATCCTAACTCATCCCCAAccccaaacctcaccctaaccctaataccccaatggAAACCACTAAGACTTACACCAAACTTAATACTGTATCCCTAGTACCTTGACCCAAACacctaaactaaccctaaaacccaaacctaCGTTTTTTCCTCTTAGTACTATAAAGGCGAGGGGACTCTTCCCATTATTCCAGACGTACAGCATACAAACCTGATCTGAGAGCGTGCTAGGGATTAGAAGGTTGCTTCAAGGTGGCATCTGCAGTGGGGGCTGTGGTGTGGACAcaaagagctggtggtgtggtGGGTTAGGGTGGGGAAGGGTACATGCACAATAATGTGTGTGACTGTGCTCATCTTAGTGCCTATGACATGTAACGATGGCGAAGAGTCACCACAGACCATTGTGGGTTTATCTCCTCCAGGCTGTTTGGCACAGGGCTTAAAATTTGCATTTTCCCActacaagcactgggtgcctggctAATGCaatagtgacattactggggtgccagggtgattTCATAAACCAGACACTGACTACCCAATCAAATAGGATTCGGTATGTaataccggcagacaggatgccagctCGCTATGTTCGggcccgccacaggttctattcccactcagttggtggtgtggacccagcaACCGAGTGGCAATTACGGGCGAGTGTCGGTATTGCCCCTGTCGGTAAAATGCAGGCTActcgtcggtctcctgaatgccgggatcccgacagctgccaTTGTCGAAATAAGCATACAGGCAGCTCCTCCTCCACCCCCATATTTTATTAAGTACACTATAGGATTTATTTTGTATGGGAGGTGGGGAGTGGACAGACTGCCTtctattacatgtatattacaagtacctaaaataaaaaaatagtaaaTGAACCCATCGTCCTGAATTGATGTACTAATACTAATAATACCATGATCATGGTGTATACTACAACACACTTGTAATATAAGGTAGTCCACTCCCCAACtactataaaaaataaatcctacaTAACTCAATCATCATTATGTAGCAACTACTGTAAGTAGTAATATATATTGTTTGTTGTTTACACCGTACCTGTCTACTGCACTGTGAGCCTGTGACGGTCATCCAAATCCCAATTCCTCACTCAGCCAGTGTCTGGCTGCCAGCCTGACTCTGACTTTGTCCCACCACTGCTCACTGCTGGTGCTGGCAGTGGCAGCTGATACCGTGCGGAGGTTGTACTgtaaaaagggagagagagagaaggctcttgtgtgggcgcactctttagaaagtaaggaaaattcctataacataTGAGAAGAGATACTTAAAACATGATTTTTAATGTTAACATTTAAAACGAGATTACCCATATAAATGATCCATATGAAATAAGGATATAATAATTAAagatttaaaatgttctggtctgttttatCACAATGTgtgattggaaaggttgtagacatttgtcgtcttacccccatttcccctgaccagtacagaatatctgtattgatgggaccgaggagtggtcaTAAAGGATTATTTGATAAGTGTGTCCCAATAGGGCTACTTAAATTCAAGAATTAATGGTCACCAGCATTCAAAAGGACCTGACTTTCTGACGTATGCCACAATGATTGGTCGTAAGCCTCAGATATGAAAGAATATCGTAGAAGTAaggattagtggtgatactgctgttggcgtcacaACTCACATAGAAAGGGAAATaatccctgctctacaacaccaggtattcgcaggaagtctcctctcccggtactaacccggcccaacgctgtttggcttccaagatcggacgagatcgggcattggcagcgtggtatgatagtagagaatgtaTATGgtagtacaccaatgagagtgcacctatatacgaaATAAGAGAAAGAGTGGAGACAGTTTAGAAAGCCAAGGAAAGAGATGAATAAGTAAAGTGAAAAATATGTGGATCTACTTTCTACGTTAGGCACGGCTCATCAGATCCCACGTCTGTGGTATTGTGCTCCGTggatcgcagatgagagtccacggaaaaatAGTAAAGCATGAACAGGAGGTACAAAATCTATGATTTTGGTTAAATTGTCTGACAAAAAGACAGCACAAAAACCGTTAAGAAATTGCGTTAGAAATTGCGTTAGAAATCATACAATAATTTTCTGAGTCACCAGAGAAATCAGCCCTTAACAGTAAGCGCTGGTATTAGCACATAGGTGGAAAGAGAAAATTAGTTTCCAAGATTTGAGTACATAGCATGTTACTCAGGCTGGGCAAACAATGCAATCATGGTATTTAAGCATTAATTTGAGGAATCTCATTGACGATCATAATAcaccctgagctgagtgtggaaatTAATTTAAGTTGGAAAATCAAATGTAGTAAATCCCACAGACTAAACCAGAAAAGCAATGTTATTATCAGTAACACAAATGGCACTGAGGATCACAATTAATGAAAAGTCATATAGCAGTATACTGGCCTCTGCTGTGAAAACTCAGCCAAACAGTGTAAGGTATCTACCAGGTACGCAATAGCAGATCAAAATTGGAaaaaattatatatgtgtgtgtacagctTCTATTTGGAAATAGAGCCTATGGCAAAAATCTGTATGTATACTTCACGAGTCTGCTAGAATATGAGGTGAAATACAGAATTTAATTGAACACAGATATGATGTTGCTGtttgtgtgtattatacacaggaCAGCAGTGGGCTTACGATCACCAGGAAAAAATCAGAGTGGGCAGGTCAGGGCATCGTCAGGTACCAATGCAGGAGCCAAGGCGGGGATTGTGGGACCTAAGACGCCATGTTACTGCCTCCCAATCCCCGTCACGCTCCGTCTCAATCACAGCTGACCGGCGCTCCTTCGCGGCAGCTGTTAGCTCCGGCCCACCGCGCCCGATTCACCGGATAATTGGTCAGTGCTCACTTAATAGCTGGCTTAAAACCCCGTTCCCCACCCACCCCTccaaacccggaagtgaacaagcccaccagggcgaaacgcgtcttccacggGGGGGACCGCATATGGAGTGAACTCTTGGCTCCTGCATTAGTGCCTGACGATGTCCTGACCTGCCCACTCTGATTTTTTCAATCCTGGTGATCGTAAGCCCACTGCTGtcctgtgtataatacacacaaaCAGCAACATCATATCTGTGTTCAATTATATTCTGTATTTCACCTCATATTCTAGCAGACTCGTGAAGTATACATACAGATTTTTGCCATAGGCTCTATTTCCAAATAGAagctgtacacacacatatataatttttTCCAATTTTGATCTGCTATTGCGTACCTGGTAGATACCTTACACTGTTTGGCTGAGTTTTCACAGCAGAGGCCAGTATACTGCTATAGGACTTTTCATCCATTGTGATCCTCAGTGCCATTTGTGTTACTGATAATAACATTGCTTTTCTGGTTTAGTCTGTGGGATTTACTACATTTGATTTTCCAACTTAAATTAatttccacactcagctcagggtgTATTATGATCGTCAATGAGATTCCTCAAATTAATGCTTAAATACCATGATTGCGGTGGCGTGGCCTAGCTAACAAGCTGTGCAGACGTGTCTGCTATGAGCTCCTGCTAGCCCTAGTATATATGTGCTTTTTCCCCCGGCATATCTACCTCTTCCCACCCACCCGCTGCTTCCCACCAGGTTCGGGACCCAGAGAGACCGGAGAGGCGCCCCCCGCTGTATTTTTACGTTGAGGCCTCCATTCAGCACcgcagccggggcctcgagtttgggaCCTGCCTGGGCGCGGGCTCCGTGCTCGGTCCGCGGGCACAGTGAGGTCTCCGACAGCTCCCCCCAGCCTCACATCCAGCTCCCCGTCCGCCTCCTACCTGCTCCGGGCCACCGGGTGCAGCGGCGGACCCCAGACCTCCGATCCCCGTCCTCTGGAGCTGCGGCAGCGGCTTCCCGGACCCTGCACCTAAGCTGACGGTGGCCATCTTGCTACACCCGGCCCTCTCACCAGCCGCTCCGTACCGCTCTCACGGGTGGCGGCTGTGCCCCGGGGTCCTACTGCTGCATAGGCGCCCCCTCCGCAGTGAAGCTGTGCGGTCCTCTACATTTCTAGGAGCCCCCTGCAAGTCGGGGCCTACGTGGGAGCCAGAGACCgcggcctggagtagttgtgctgcCCCATTAAGAGGATCCTGCAGGGGGGCATGACCTGTCCTGGTCAAGATTTTAAActactgggggcgtggcctggctgtaacCCTGGGCAGACGTGCAGCAGCGGGGCTCCTGCATATCTCGCCCCAATATCTGCTTCCCTGCTGTTCCCCCCGAATCTGACTGCCCCCCTGAGGCCTGCCTGCGGCGGAGAGTGACCTGCAGTGCGGCCCCGGGCAGCGGCGTGCCCGTACAGGCTTTTCCGGCAGTGCGGCCTACATCGCGAAttgaagccggggccttgagtttggagATGGCCCGGCGGGAGGCTCCGGGCCGATGCGCGGCCGCAGCGGAACCCGTACAGCGCCCTGTGGATGTCCCTCAACACCCCCACAACGTGGAGACCCTGCCAGGACCCTCAGGTACCTCTCCATCACGTGGGAACCCTCCAGGAGCCTGCAAATCCCAGACGCAGCACTGTGTCTCCTTGCCTGTccctgctgcggcggccattttaaaTCATATAAAACAGCACACACTGGCTGCACAGAGACTGAGAGCTCCCTGGCTTGGTTCTCTCACTGCAATAAGCCAATTACACACCCAGTCCGGCTGCACTATATCAATTGCATCCACCATCAAATGCTCCCTGGGGTGCCTGGTGTTTAGAGGCATTTGCTGACTGATACCTGTCAATTTGTCTCACAGAATACTCAGACCTCCCCCCTGCAGCTCTAATGCCTTGAATTTGACCCTTGCCCCATGCCATGACCCCCTGAATCACCCGCATACAATGGGGTCTGGTGGCTGATGTCATAGCCCGGGACACTCGTACCTCAACAGGGACTCTACAAGTCAGATATGGAGTGCTTCTGATCCACCTATGTGACTTTCCTctgttttactgtatattatggtGTATAACATCTGCTGATGGGGAAAACTAAGAGGGGAGGGAAATCATCTGCAGCTAAGAAATCTGGTGACAAGTCCCTACAATCTAATTTGTTTCGCTATCTTCAACTGGACACTGAAAGTGAGGACACTCGTTCGTCATCCTCTGTGTCTGGCTCTCCTGCTGGCATCGGAGGGATGGCGGGAGCCGACTCTTCACCGTTGGACAAGGGGCCTGAAGCCTCAATAGCGGATGTTTTGACCTACTTGCGTTCACTTCCTACTAAAAAGGATCTGCCTACCAAGAGAGACTTTCTGGATCTGGAACAAAAGATACGGGACACGGTCAAATCCGAGATCTCCGTACTTCAGGCAGATATCTCTCAAATATCCCACCGAGTTTCAGATATGGAAGACCACGTTGATGAAGTTTCCTCATTTCAACGGCAGCTCTGCGATACTGTTACTCTTCAGGCTCAGGAACTGAGGGCTCTCTGGCGTCGACAAGACGACCTTGACAACAGAGGTCGGAGAAACAACTTACGCGTCAGGGGGTTACCGGAAGATGTCCAGGGTCCGGGGATTGCAGACGCCCTTACTAAGATCTTCAATTAGATCATTGATGCAAATCCGGACAACATCATACTGTTCGATAGGGCTCATAGAGCATTACGCCCGAAAGGTCTTTCTTCTGAGGCTCCCAGAGATGTTATATGTCGTCTTTATTACTATCACGTTAAGGAGGAGATTCTTACTAAAGCCCGCAAACTAGATCGACTGGAATTTGATAAGAATGTGATTCAGATCTTTCCAGACCTGTCATGGTCTACGCTCCAGCAACGTCGATCTCTTAAGCCCCTGACAGAGGCTCTTAAAGAGAAGGGTATACGATTccgatggggctttccctttaataTTCAAGCCACATTTGAGGGAAGACAGGTTTTCTTGCACACGCCAGACGACTTGGATAATTTTTGTTCTACACTGTCTATACCTAAGCCTGCCTTATCGGATTGGACACAATCTTACCACCGTTTTGACCCTCCGAAGCCTCCAGCCCCACGGGCGTTTTGGACCCCGGTCAACAACAGGAAACGGGGTTCGACCCGATCGCCCCCGAATAATGGCGAGGCTGGGACTTGATATATATAACATGTCTCTTTCTCCTTGATATAAAGTTGTTTGATAAAGCTTAGCATTGAGCGGCTCTGCTTGGTCCTTAGATGTCTGGTAGAGCCAATTCGGGAGTGCAGTGCTAGGTCATTGCTCTTCCTCCACACCAGAgagtctgctttaaagtttagtcacTTAGTGATATTACCTTTGCATGcttccaccccttccctttccccgATACTCCTGTTGATTGGATCTGTTGCGCTCTATTGCTTTCAATAagattttattctattttttattttcaattgtCTAAATAGAGATGACTGTCCCCACTGCGTTTACTACAAAATAGGGGGACCCTTGT encodes the following:
- the LOC134980148 gene encoding cyclin-dependent kinase 5 activator 1-like gives rise to the protein MWNCLTFSCCHKASRPDEDSSNGNHRTNNSETARPVERHSLIAGFRRFMVKRRQGKMGGTNITHLVIESMKDSVLSCMDLSAFIQDSHDAPVKETGNNQEVRSPEKSKTVQASTSELLSCLMEFLCRRCKEFQHISPTDIALWMTAADSSLSECWQMVGFITLANVVFLYMLCQEVMSSELHSMQELMAYLSTCLYLSYAYNGSETSYPLRSFLAESSKEAFWSHCLYIINLMSAKMLHFHTAPQYFNQVFEDLKAEGGQQDITSV